One window of the Salminus brasiliensis chromosome 1, fSalBra1.hap2, whole genome shotgun sequence genome contains the following:
- the eif1axb gene encoding eukaryotic translation initiation factor 1A X-linked b, whose protein sequence is MPKNKGKGGKNRRRGKNENESEKRELVFKEDGQEYAQVIKMLGNGRLEAMCFDGVKRLCHIRGKLRKKVWINTSDIILIGLRDYQDNKADVILKYNADEARSLKAYGELPEHAKINETDTFGGGDDDEIQFDDIGDDDEDIDDI, encoded by the exons ATGCCCAAGAATAAAG GTAAGGGAGGTAAGAACAGGCGACGTGGTAAGAATGAGAATGAATCGGAGAAGAGGGAGCTGGTGTTTAAAGAGGATGGCCAAG AATATGCCCAGGTGATTAAGATGTTGGGAAACGGAAGGTTGGAGGCCATGTGCTTTGATGGAGTCAAGCGGCTTTGTCACATCCGAGGAAAACTCCGGAAAAAG GTCTGGATAAACACATCAGACATTATACTCATTGGGCTGAGGGATTACCAG GACAACAAAGCAGATGTTATCTTGAAGTATAACGCTGATGAGGCCCGCAGCCTGAAAGCCTACGGAGAGCTTCCAGAGCATG CCAAAATCAACGAGACGGATACCTTCGGCGGTGGCGATGATGATGAAATTCAGTTCGATGACATTGGTGACGACGATGAGGACATTGATGAT ATCTAA
- the LOC140554454 gene encoding uncharacterized protein, whose translation MRRALGYNHEHNFIKEAATSGSNDISSALRGRSNSATFYKPRRRRLWLQFIERSKHAGESIPQSCRVCGDHFSQDHLTQLDLGFTTRFILNVDAVPTIYPGDRATKDGIEEQAADSENEVDETCSITISGTVSLACVKEEPFEYEVSQVTKPLEETYSASSRCSIKQEENEGLLTAETCAEGSEQLRVIRRSDIKRESGRTALDERSKDNRRFSCSTCGQKFHNRCVLMEHESNHMEERTVRKHRGKGFEVQAFLKAHEKLHANIEASLTEECTPSPRRFRYNHASQATYICPICEEVHHLRATFTRHVKAAHAGCKLMCSFCDKSFVRIDAFFKHLDRHVVVTPYYCSTCRVYQLTKRGYLCHMRVHEKKRLLKLNALNAPKEVHKGTKARGEGPKFSRKKGSETRLAPGSLVHLQTEEASGMEPELVLGAASEAEFEETGAVQIVPELDKSLPSPEELSYTDTSEESEDTDDSEDTDDTDDL comes from the exons atgcgcagagcACTGGGTTACAATCATGAGCACAACTTTATTAAG GAGGCGGCGACAAGCGGCTCGAATGACATCTCCAGCGCGCTGCGAGGAAGGTCGAATTCTGCAACATTTTACA AGCCCAGAAGGCGCAGACTGTGGCTGCAGTTCATCGAGCGCAGTAAACACGCAGGAGAAAGCATCCCCCAGTCATGTCGAGTGTGTGGAGACCATTTCTCACAAGACCACCTCACACAGCTCGATCTCGGGTTCACCACCCGATTCATATTAAACGTCGACGCGGTTCCCACGATTTATCCCGGCGATCGTGCGACAAAAGATGGTATTGAGGAACAG GCAGCAGACTCTGAAAACGAGGTGGATGAGACCTGCAGTATTACCATCAGTGGCACAGTCTCTTTGGCCTGTGTCAAAGAAGAACCCTTTGAATATGAAGTGAGCCAAGTCACGAAGCCCCTAGAGGAAACTTATTCAGCATCCAGCAGGTGCAGCATCAAGCAGGAGGAGAACGAAGGCCTGCTCACTGCTGAGACATGTGCAGAGGGAAGCGAGCAGCTCAGGGTCATTCGAAGGTCAGATATCAAACGTGAAAGTGGCCGCACTGCCCTGGATGAAAGATCCAAGGACAACAGACGCTTCAGCTGCTCAACCTGTGGGCAGAAGTTCCACAACAGATGCGTTCTCATGGAGCATGAAAGCAATCACATGGAggagagaacagtcagaaagcACAGGGGAAAAGGCTTTGAAGTCCAAGCCTTTCTGAAAGCTCACGAGAAGCTCCACGCGAACATAGAGGCCAGCTTAACGGAAGAATGCACCCCCAGTCCTCGCCGTTTCCGATACAACCACGCATCCCAGGCCACGTATATATGCCCCATCTGCGAAGAAGTCCACCATCTGAGAGCTACGTTCACTCGGCATGTTAAAGCGGCTCACGCAGGATGTAAACTCATGTGCAGCTTCTGTGATAAGAGTTTCGTACGAATCGATGCCTTCTTCAAGCACCTGGACAGACATGTAGTGGTGACCCCATACTACTGCAGCACTTGCAGAGTGTACCAACTCACCAAACGTGGCTACCTGTGCCACATGCGCGTCCATGAGAAGAAGCGTCTTTTAAAGCTGAATGCTCTGAATGCCCCCAAAGAAGTGCACAAAGGAACAAAAGCTCGAGGGGAAGGGCCGAAATTCAGCCGGAAGAAGGGCTCGGAAACACGCCTGGCACCTGGATCTCTGGTGCATTTGCAGACTGAAGAAGCCTCGGGGATGGAACCAGAACTGGTGCTTGGTGCAGCGTCAGAAGCGGAGTTTGAGGAAACTGGGGCAGTTCAGATTGTTCCTGAATTGGACAAATCGCTGCCCTCACCAGAGGAGCTGTCATACACTGATACCAGCGAGGAAAGCGAAGACACTGATGACTCTGAAGACACAGATGACACTGATGACCTTTAA